In Acidisarcina polymorpha, the DNA window CGGCATCACACTTGGTTGCCGCAGCACAATCGATTGGGATGTGGAGCGTGACCCGAGTTCCCTGTCCCGGCAGACTCGAAATTTCCGCCTTACCGCCGTGAAGCACCGCGATGCTCTGCACAATCGCGAGCCCCAGGCCGGTGCCTCCCAATCCCTGCGAGCGGGACGAATCGACGCGGAAGAAGCGATCAAAAACCCTGGGCAGCGCTTCCGCCGGAATGCCGGCGCCGGTATCAGAGACGAAGATGTGAATCATGGAAGCCTCGACGCTCGTTCCTAATACAACTGCTCCGCCGGGTGGTGTATGCGCTAGGGCGTTCGAGACCAGGTTGCCCACCGCCCTCTGCATAAGTGCCCGGTCCAGCTCCGCGACGACCCGTTCGCCGGCGACCGCCTTAGTGAGCGAGACCTCGCCGTCAGCGGCGGACGCTTCATAATATTCAAGCACTCGGCCGAGCAATTCGCCCACGTCCACCAACTCGCGGCGCAGATCGGTCAACGGGCTCTCCGCCCGGCCCAGAAATAACAGATCGCCGATCAGATCCGATAGCCGGACAGCCTCTTCCAGGCAAGACTCGATCACATCGCGGTACTCGTCGGCGCTTCGGGCGCGGACCAGGGCTACTTCCGCCTCGCCGCGAATGTTATTCACTGGGGTACGCAGGTCGTGCGCAATGTCTGCAGAGAACCTCGAGATGCGCTTGAAGGATTCCTCAAGCCGATCCAACATCTGGTTGAATGTGCCGGCCAAAGAGGCTAGCTCAAAGGGATATCCTTCCGGAAGGATCCGTTCCCGCAGGTTCGTCGAACTGATGTGGCGCGCAGTCGTCGCCATCTCCTCCACCGGACGAATGCCGTGCCGTGCAATCTGGTACCCGACTAAGGGAAAGATCACAAAAGTCGCTAGCAGAATGACCCAGAACCAGAAACGATAGCGTGCCAGCAGCTCCTGTTTTTGCGAAACATCGATCGCAATCTGAACGGTGTCACTCTGAGTTGCCGAGGCGCCGACCGGCGCCGACACGCCGGTCACGCGAAAGTCATGCCCATCTCTGCCCCTCATTCGAACGGTGCGGCCA includes these proteins:
- a CDS encoding heavy metal sensor histidine kinase; this translates as MSWKLSSSRQPISRLWRTLAFRLTAGYALAGLFLVTFAIVSLYLVLVGELEKSTDLFLADKVHVLRTMLRERPDDQDALREEIELESAARQYEHFYIRLIDDRNTPVLMTPGMADQLDLAQLAKRTQLHPGRTVRMRGRDGHDFRVTGVSAPVGASATQSDTVQIAIDVSQKQELLARYRFWFWVILLATFVIFPLVGYQIARHGIRPVEEMATTARHISSTNLRERILPEGYPFELASLAGTFNQMLDRLEESFKRISRFSADIAHDLRTPVNNIRGEAEVALVRARSADEYRDVIESCLEEAVRLSDLIGDLLFLGRAESPLTDLRRELVDVGELLGRVLEYYEASAADGEVSLTKAVAGERVVAELDRALMQRAVGNLVSNALAHTPPGGAVVLGTSVEASMIHIFVSDTGAGIPAEALPRVFDRFFRVDSSRSQGLGGTGLGLAIVQSIAVLHGGKAEISSLPGQGTRVTLHIPIDCAAATKCDADMQLASSPK